gtccagaaaagaaaaaagctcAGTCCTAAATAAACCCACTTAAATTGACATGCTACCTTGTGATAACTTGTTTAGAACAATGTTGAATTGCATCACCCACTTGTAGTTAACAGATCCACAATTTGGCTACATAATCAACGtgatttgttaaagaaaagctGAATGCTAACACAAGTAAAAACAATTCACCCTAAGATAGCAAGctacttctttcttcttttgtttcaagtttttaaatgaaaaatctaGTAATTAAAGGCAACAAAATGTTGAATATTAACACCATGACTATACAGTACATTGTTAATCATTTGGCAGTATGTTGTCAACTTACACAAGAACTAATAGTTCAAACCAATGTAATTTTACTAAGATAGGCTAGAACAAATCCTGTTCTTGCAGCTTAAAGCACTATTTGGATAGGTAAATGGCAAATGAAAATGGAAGCAACTAATTCACCAAGGGAGGAGGAACAGAAAATCCAAAAACTATTAAATGCACGAAATACCAATCTAAAACTATTGAAAATACTAAATACCTCTCCATTTTGGATCTGTAGaagtaaaattttaattttatcctcAACTTGCTGAACCTGCAAAGTGTTGAATAAGACAAAAACATAAGGGTTCGCAATCAACAACAGAAGCTGACAGAGACTATAGATCTTATCTTTTACTTCCACATTTAATAATTTTTACTAGTGCATTTTGGATCCGTAAAAGTAAAAATTTAACTTTATCCCCAACATGCTGAACCTGCAGTACATTGAATAAGACAAAACATAACGATCCACAATCAACAATAGAAGCCGATACAGACTATAGACCTTATCTTTTACTTCCACAActaataatttcaaataaatgtCAAATAGTTTTTAGATGCAGATACACCTATTAGAACCTAAGTATAGGGGTGGTCATTAACACTGGCCCTTCTCTTGGACTCAATGGTGATATTGTTATCAGGAAATATAGCATAAAGTTGAAAATAAATTGACAGCCATGTAATTCACAATTGTTCCATGCCAATCTAATTGTTACCTTTCTGGAAACTTGTGACTTTCCCATCTCGATCCATTTATTCTTTATGGCCTGCTGGGAACCGATCTTGAAAATAGAGGACTCCAGCTTTTTCTGCACATACGGATATCCCATTTCACAAGCATATCTTCCATAGTTAAGTAGACCCAAAAAAGGACCAAAATTCAGATCAGAATGTCATAGTTGCAGCTTGGTTGGTTTTTGTTGGTGCCAGAACTTTGAAGTTGCTTCACAACGATACTATAGGAGTGACAACTGAAGTTACTGTTTCCTATAAGGGTCAAACCAAGAAACGAATGTCTTGAAGACATAAAGCACCAAAGCAAAATTCACTCCATACAGCAGGATCAAACTCCAAACCTATAAGCTCTAGGTCAAGTAACAGAAAATATAGggttttgcaggaatttgattgTAAAATCAgtataaaaaaaagagagaaagaaagacatGCATGGGAAGAAAACATAAAAGGACTGTAGAATACGAATAATGTCAAGCACAGTAGCGCAAGACCAATGCAGAAAGCACCCAAAATATGTAATCAAATAATGTTTGACAACCTGCAAGTCTTCCCGTGCAATACCCTCCTCCGCTGGTATAGCCAAGAAGAGTTGGACTTCGGGAGAtccagcttcagcatacttttttccctcatccgTGAGCACCCATCTCTCCTTCTTAATATCCTGCACAATTGGCATGCAGCTAAAGTAAAATCCCTAAGATTTAAGTTCATAAACCTCAATTAGACAATTTTTTGGCAAGCTTAAAAAAGGTACTGCTTAACAAGCAACTCAGGCACTTAAAACTAAAATGGCAGATACACATGCCTAAATCCACCTACCTTTGGCATATTAAAATGATCATCATCACAATATAACCAGAACAATTTCCTGTAATTCAAAattaacaagaagaaaaaacaaaatttgctCCACAAATTTTTTGCAGAACATTAGGCCAAAAGCAGATAAGGAATCTGAAAAGGTGATAATTGACAAGCTACGATAACTAAAAGAGTCAGAAAATGCCaacccaaagaaaaaaaaattagagctGCCTTTCATAAAGTATTTTGCCAGCTTGAATATCTCAATTGAAATTCCCAAAACTAAACTGATTTTATAAGGTACATTTCTCTTAAACTTCATCATTTGAGCAATCAACAGACAGAACTGTCTCTCGATCTTTCTTTATTCTCAATCAATTGGAGTAAATATCAATTCCGTTCATCTCAAGTTCCAATGACCTAAATACCTAATTAAAAAATAAGCGTCTtcgccataaaaaaaaaaaaaaaaaaaagcgccaagcatgcattttttttacagataataaacataaaatggGAATTCATACCTGAGCATCAACAAGTCTGAATCCGTTGAGGCTCTTAATAATGTTGACGATGTCGTCATGGCTCAAACCTCGATCCTCCGCGAACTTGCCGGAGTCGGATATCTCTTCGTTCTTCTCCAGATATCTGAGCACGGCCTCTTCCGCcatattttctttcttcctcttttagGTTTAGTTGTCGTACTTGTTTACTTTGTAAAAACCCCACGTCGTCAGCGGCGCCGTGAATCGGAATGCCAAAAAGCCGTCAAATGACGGAGGCTAGGGGTATTCCAAGCTAGAGGTGGGGATAGCGTTGGTGCAGTGTATATTGTAGTCAAAAAGGCTTTCTCAGGGCTTTGTGCTGGTACGTCTCACTGTGAATTACATTCAGCAACCCACCAAAATAGGATAATTTACACAACGCTCCCCAAGATCTCACTTAATTTCACTCTACCTCTGAAAGGCACGTAAAGTTCTGAACCAGCTATTTGAACGGGAAATAGTTAAAttatactttttaaaaaaaatttgaaaaagaaaatatgaaaaaaaaacatCCTTATTACAAACTTATTGATATGGTAATATGTTTTGTTTTATCAAATCATGAACCTCGTACattcttattaaaaaattttacaaccCAATAAATATCAATCAAATTTCACAATCTTATAAATACCGGTCTGAATTTAACTGTAAATCAATGTGCACTGATTTCCATCATCACTATATGTAGTAAATGTGAAAAATTAAGCACTTTTGATTGAAAAGACTTTATATATAATCTACTTTCTCtggggcattttttttttttcttgagtcTCACTTGAACCTAGACCGCCCCATTTCTAGTAACCCAAATCGCCATCTCTGAAAAGCTTTACACTTCAAAACAAAGCATCTTCATTATGCTCTCACTTGGAGGACATCAGAAATTTGTGCTCAATGTTTACGGAATGCTCATTCGTTTTGTCCACTAACTTAACAGAGGAAAGGGTTGATTTAGTTAACATGCATGCATTAAGCATTTCTTTTGATGAAGAGTGGCTGCACTCTTAGTGCCAAGGTGCACTTGTAAAGTCATTTTGAACATTTGCTCAACAATTGTATAGATTACAACATATCAATGAAATCATCTAACGTttctagtaaaaaaaaaattatgctcGGCCCATTTGAGTGGTTTTTACCTCAGCCGCTTAAATTTTGATTGGCAAATGCAGAAGAGCAACCGGAAAGCgaaaaaccacaagaaagggtACTGCAACTTtaactttccttttttcccgGTTTGTCTTCAGCGtgaaatttttcttaaagaggGAAGAAGTTCACATAATTGAGATTTTTTACGAGTAACAAGCACTAGAAAAGCTTTTGATTCCAGGGAAGTGGTTGGAAATAATATGACAGCCGAATATATATAGATGTCCAGAGGTCTAAACCACACGAGACACTGATGTGGTAAAAAAAATGTAGAGCTTTGACTGATGAGCTGTAATGTCAAACAAATACAGATTTGTTCCTTGATTACCCTTGGTAGCCATACCAGTTGGGCTTCAAAATACACCACTAAACAGGCGTACTTCAAGAGCATATTGCGTGAGAAGACTTGGTAGCAAAGCCAACATTCAAAAATCAATTTGAAGTTTATTCTCACGCCTTACCATCTAGGTTTCAAGATGTAGGAACAGAGCAGTTTGGGGGAAAAGAGAACTGAATTTATATCACAATCAAAGACTGAAAATTGTCTATTAATAAGCAAGCCCCCCTTTTATCTCATAACCTCAAAATATGAGTACCAACTTATCCATTTTCACATAACTACGTATGAAAATGACCAGCCCAACTCAGCGATAAAGGCTTTCCGACCTGAGATTTTCTGCAATCTCAGTTTCCCACCGGTCTCCGTTCTCAAGCAGCTTTTCCTTGTCATACAAGAGTTCCTATAAAACAGAACATCTCATTCACCATTTCTATCAGAGGGGTTGTCTCAGCTATTGATGGCAGATGTTTTTACTAACCTCGTGAGTCTCAGTGGCAAACTCAAAGTTGGGCCCTTCAACAATGGCATCAACCGGGCAAGCTTCTTGGCAAAATCCACAATAGATGCACTTTGTCATGTCAATGTCATACCTAGTTGTTCGACGGCTCCCATCTTCTCTTTCTTCTGCCTCTATTGTGATTGCTTGAGCTGGGCATATCTGTCACGAATGAAAGAGTAATAATATAAACAAACACTAGCAAGGCACGTGAAAGAACAAAAATCCAAGGATGCTTAACATTTCTATTGAACTGGaaacggaaaaagaaaaaaaaaagaagatcagGTTCCAGTGTAAACTACGGTGATGGAGAACTAATACCCACACATCCATGTAAGCAATCAAAAGGTCCAGGTATGTGAAATGCTCAAAGCCTCTACACCAGGTTCGAGCAAAAATGAAATTCAATGACTACCATACACAAACCCAAATCACAAGCATTCTCAACAAGCATTATCCCCATGAAGCCCAGGCACACTAAGACCTAGCTAATGTGACTTACACTAAAGAACTGCACAAACATGTGTCATGGTAAGCCAattaagttttcaaaagtttaacAGTCATCATGATCATTGATCTAACAAGGACATAAATGCATAAGAGTATAGGGAATAATAACAACAAAAGAATTTTCACACATACGAGAGTCAGTAAGGATGAAGTACGTACAGCTTCACAAAGTTTACAAGCAATGCAACGTTCCTCTCCGGTTGGATAACGTCGGAGAGCATGTTCACCACGAAAACGAGGGCTCAATGGACCCTTCTCAAATGGATAGTTGAtctgaaaacaaaataagtcataAATTACAGTCCAAATCAATTTCAAGGCCATACAAGTACCAAAAGAACATGCCCAGAAACAAACCCTTAAACCATGAGAATCAAGTGGTACCATTTGAGTACTTAAGTAAAAGCAATAATAAACCTTTCTTGCCATTAAGGAAGGGCTTCAAGGAGAAGGTTGAAATATTAGACCAATTCTAGGAAAAACAAAACTGCCACGAAAGAGAGGGTGTGGAAATCAGAAAAGCCGTTGTCATTAACCATGGATACAAAGTAATCCAGCAAAGAAGAGGGGGGCTTGTCAGCTGCTGACTCATTCATATGTCCTGGTTTTAACATTTCTCCTTTATTCTGGGTGTGGTGAAGGGGAGGTTCAAAAGACAGATCTCATCTGCTTTGTATACTAACCAAATTTTCTAGCCTGTTGATGGAGAGTCTTTGTTTAAAGAGGAGGAAAGGGAGGACAAAGAGCAGATAAAgtaggaagaaaaagaaaaggaaagaacttACAGTAACTTTCTTCTCAAAGAAGTACTTCATCGTCAAACTCAAACCACGGACCATTTCAGTCAGAAACAATGTGTTTATGCTCCTCTCAAATACTGGATGCAGTTAGCAAGGAAGTGAACAAGATGAGGATAGAATTACCGAATTGAGATAACTGAACGAGAGATCTTAAAAGCTCTTACCAGAATTCCAATCTTTTGAAATCTCTTTAGCaagcttttctctttcttcatcaTCTGCAGTAATTTAAGGCAACAGACATAATTAAGAAATTTGACACTGGAGTCTGTGCCTTAGCTTATGAAGAACCAATAAAAATTTGCCACAATACAGATCACCAACTGAATGGTATGTACAACTTCACCATTATTGATTCACTTTCTAATACCAGTGATTTCTCTACACTCCAATCCTTTTACAGCGAAGAAAAACCCCTTGACATGCACCCAATTGCTTGAATTCAAACCACTCAAGTCCATTCAAAATAATATTAGTGGCAAAATATACAGAAATACTTCAAACACCAGCTTAGTCCTTCCGCATTTAATCTTCTAAAATATGGGCAATTTAATGCTAATCTACGGTGACACAAAATGAGCAGGCAATGGTACAATCACAAATAGTTCATTCCTAAATCAGTCAACCCAATTACAAAGTGTGATAGTCACCATGGATATGCCCTTTAACTTAGTCAATTTGACATGCTAATTAAAACCATGATGCACTTATAAGCCACAGAAAGCCCAAATTAGTCTCATATGTTATGGAGCTTAAGAAATACTTGCTGCTGATCAACAATGTCAATATTGGCATAAAGACACCTTCATATGGCAAAACAAGTGCATCGTTATCCCGCTGATTGGAGAATATCTAACT
This portion of the Coffea arabica cultivar ET-39 chromosome 2e, Coffea Arabica ET-39 HiFi, whole genome shotgun sequence genome encodes:
- the LOC113732077 gene encoding NADH dehydrogenase [ubiquinone] iron-sulfur protein 8, mitochondrial; its protein translation is MASILARKSLAAFRARQLAAAGQAWQDPSRFALVNRSRTFATKHSFSTDKDDEEREKLAKEISKDWNSVFERSINTLFLTEMVRGLSLTMKYFFEKKVTINYPFEKGPLSPRFRGEHALRRYPTGEERCIACKLCEAICPAQAITIEAEEREDGSRRTTRYDIDMTKCIYCGFCQEACPVDAIVEGPNFEFATETHEELLYDKEKLLENGDRWETEIAENLRSESLYR